A single region of the Erythrobacter sp. genome encodes:
- a CDS encoding type II secretion system F family protein, which produces MINQPPGPTLLGFDVVLVGSILAGIAALAVLFAIYTAVTIKDPMAKRVKSLNARREELKAGIVNSTAKKRASLVRKTDTTEKVRDQLSRMKVLQQSQVEAVQQKLAHAGYRNKELAVVIIGLRAILPVVFGIVGFFVFYYANTFELGPFTQLMAFAGAVFLGYKGPEIYLSNKSSKRTAEIQKGLPDALDLLVICAEAGLTVDAAFNRVAKELGRAYPELGDEFALTAIELSFLNERKTAFNNLAYRVDLEAVKGVVTTMIQTERYGTPLASALRVLSAEFRNERMMRAEEKAARLPAIMTVPLILFILPVLFIVILGPAACSISDAMLS; this is translated from the coding sequence GCGATCTACACCGCGGTGACGATCAAGGACCCGATGGCGAAGCGCGTGAAATCGCTCAATGCCCGGCGCGAGGAGCTGAAGGCGGGGATCGTCAATTCCACCGCCAAGAAGCGCGCGAGCCTGGTGCGCAAGACCGACACGACCGAAAAGGTCCGCGACCAGCTCAGCCGGATGAAAGTCCTGCAGCAGAGCCAGGTCGAAGCGGTCCAGCAGAAGCTCGCCCATGCGGGCTACCGCAACAAGGAACTCGCGGTCGTCATCATCGGCCTGCGCGCGATCCTGCCGGTGGTGTTCGGGATCGTCGGCTTCTTCGTGTTCTACTATGCCAACACCTTCGAGCTCGGCCCGTTCACGCAGCTGATGGCTTTCGCGGGGGCCGTGTTCCTCGGCTACAAAGGGCCGGAAATCTACCTCAGCAACAAGTCGTCGAAGCGCACGGCGGAAATCCAGAAGGGACTGCCCGATGCGCTCGACCTGCTGGTGATCTGCGCCGAGGCGGGCCTGACGGTGGACGCCGCCTTCAACCGCGTGGCGAAGGAACTGGGCCGGGCCTATCCCGAACTGGGCGACGAATTCGCGCTCACCGCGATCGAGCTTTCGTTCCTCAACGAGCGCAAGACCGCGTTCAACAACCTCGCCTACCGCGTCGATCTCGAAGCGGTGAAGGGCGTGGTGACGACCATGATCCAGACCGAGCGTTACGGGACGCCGCTCGCATCCGCGCTGCGCGTGCTCTCGGCCGAATTCCGCAACGAGCGCATGATGCGCGCCGAGGAAAAGGCCGCGCGCCTGCCCGCGATCATGACCGTGCCGCTGATCCTGTTCATCCTGCCGGTGCTGTTCATCGTCATCCTGGGTCCGGCAGCCTGCTCGATCTCGGATGCGATGCTGAGCTAG
- a CDS encoding class I SAM-dependent methyltransferase — protein MSETQDDARAWGEFWKANAGGDSTGCLPERWAAIEAAQRAAWRGFAAQLGDGARLLDLATGDGRVLRWLREERSDLDLSGIDRAPELPPAPEGTATRGGVAMEDLTFEADSFDAVTSQFGFEYGDTAAVAGEIARVLAPGGRVGLMVHRGDGPILEHNRARQAAIGWAIEEKAVPATAIRALTDPRGGVDAAAQVAAAFAMLGERAHGRSTPAWEIPEAVRRTVLMGAERGADAAAITATIEAIAAQADNELGRIASLARACERADARGAIEAAFAAHGLAPGETVPVAEPSGRVLADFLTFS, from the coding sequence ATGAGCGAGACGCAGGACGACGCGCGCGCCTGGGGCGAGTTCTGGAAGGCCAATGCGGGCGGGGATTCGACCGGCTGCCTGCCCGAACGCTGGGCCGCGATCGAGGCGGCGCAGCGCGCGGCGTGGCGCGGCTTTGCAGCACAGCTCGGCGATGGCGCGCGGCTGCTCGACCTCGCGACCGGCGACGGGCGCGTGCTGCGCTGGCTTCGCGAGGAACGCAGCGACCTCGACCTGTCCGGCATCGACCGCGCCCCCGAACTGCCGCCCGCGCCCGAAGGCACGGCGACCCGCGGCGGGGTGGCGATGGAGGACCTGACATTCGAGGCGGACAGCTTCGATGCCGTCACCAGCCAGTTCGGTTTCGAATACGGCGACACGGCCGCGGTCGCGGGAGAGATCGCGCGCGTGCTCGCACCGGGTGGGCGCGTCGGCCTGATGGTCCATCGCGGCGACGGGCCGATCCTCGAACACAATCGCGCACGGCAGGCTGCAATCGGCTGGGCGATCGAGGAGAAGGCGGTTCCCGCGACCGCGATCCGCGCGCTGACCGATCCGCGCGGCGGGGTGGACGCGGCAGCGCAGGTCGCGGCCGCGTTCGCCATGCTGGGCGAACGGGCGCATGGGCGCAGCACACCCGCCTGGGAGATCCCCGAAGCGGTGCGCCGCACGGTGCTGATGGGGGCCGAGCGCGGGGCCGATGCCGCCGCGATCACGGCCACGATCGAGGCGATCGCGGCGCAGGCCGACAACGAGCTCGGCCGGATCGCTTCGCTCGCGCGGGCCTGCGAAAGGGCCGATGCGCGCGGGGCAATCGAGGCTGCCTTTGCCGCGCACGGCCTCGCGCCGGGCGAGACGGTTCCGGTGGCCGAACCCTCGGGCCGCGTCCTCGCCGATTTCCTGACCTTTTCCTGA
- a CDS encoding TonB-dependent receptor gives MRFNKGSLLAGTIMASAMVATPAMAQDTDVDPAIQSGADQDVDTDNFITVTGSRIQQRNVETAAPIAVVEAEEFKLTGAVNVENVINALPQAVPGFTAFSNNPGNGAATLNLRGLGSTRTLVLVNGRRWVSFDTSQVVDLNTIPQFLIESVDTVTGGASAVYGSDALAGVVNFRLKEVQGVEFGGQYSLTERGDGARYQMYGAIGTSFDDGRGNATVYAEYFNRESVFQGDRGFSEFALGGESFGLNLLQFGSSTVPQGRINTSGSTTIDGVEFPLGAGLTIDDAIFDTPGSPRPRAGDTYNYAPVNYLQIPQERYLLGGYADYEFTDGHRAYTEVTFVNNRVQQELAATPVTGTFNLDLNTIAPFIDAATLAEFQTLDQREADANAALVAAGGDPRFPGAGVVQTFVQRRVLETGPRNSLDERNAFRVLAGVEGSITDNLNYDLYYSYARTRNANVQQGNVSRSAFQAGLDGTGDVALNIFGPGTLTPEMVDSFSITAQNGDISTVEVAAGTISGFLGNLGFGGADIGFAVGAEYRRVAAEFIPDTALASGDVIGFNAGSPTEGAYDVKELFAEIDIPILETDSGVRLDVNGAVRYSDYSLDRVGGVWTYAGGVQFVPTDGVLLRGQYQRAVRAPNVGELFQGQAIGFPGATDPCADATFIADNPGADQVCIATGVPAGNVGNAAVVQLNAQIPALFGGNPDLGEETSTSYTGGVVFQPSFVPGLTITADYFNIKVEDFITVAGGSLQGLLNLCYGSVQDVNAPACQPFVGIRNADGAISVDNPPLVSGVNAAELQVSGIDLQVNYRTDLPFSLLTDTGSSRFNMNFIGTWTDQNDFTPVAGLPQVDECAGQFGGNCGQPIPSFKWTSRFTWVDGPLTTSVRWRHLSGVDDALTSVDFAAFNGIERIGAYDLFDLTFSVEATENVTISAGINNLFDTLPGTPEFDANGFVTNRPNSLLLGDNQEQANTFPSVYDVLGRDFFISAAFSF, from the coding sequence ATGCGTTTTAACAAGGGCTCGCTCCTTGCGGGCACGATCATGGCAAGCGCCATGGTGGCCACGCCGGCAATGGCACAGGACACCGACGTCGATCCGGCGATCCAGTCGGGCGCCGACCAGGATGTCGACACCGACAACTTCATCACCGTCACCGGCTCGCGCATTCAGCAGCGCAACGTCGAAACCGCCGCGCCGATCGCGGTGGTCGAAGCCGAGGAATTCAAGCTGACCGGTGCGGTCAACGTCGAAAACGTCATCAACGCCCTGCCGCAGGCGGTTCCGGGTTTCACCGCGTTCTCGAACAACCCCGGTAACGGCGCCGCCACGCTCAACCTGCGCGGCCTCGGTTCGACCCGTACCCTCGTGCTGGTCAACGGCCGGCGCTGGGTCTCGTTCGACACCAGCCAGGTGGTCGACCTCAACACGATCCCGCAGTTCCTGATCGAAAGCGTCGACACCGTCACCGGCGGTGCCTCGGCGGTCTATGGTTCGGACGCGCTCGCGGGCGTCGTCAACTTCCGCCTCAAGGAAGTGCAGGGCGTCGAATTCGGCGGCCAGTACTCGCTCACCGAACGCGGTGACGGTGCGCGCTACCAGATGTACGGCGCGATCGGCACCAGCTTCGACGACGGCCGCGGTAACGCGACGGTCTATGCCGAATACTTCAACCGCGAATCGGTCTTCCAGGGCGATCGCGGCTTTTCCGAATTCGCGCTCGGCGGGGAAAGCTTCGGCCTCAACCTGCTTCAGTTCGGTTCTTCGACCGTTCCGCAGGGCCGTATCAACACCTCGGGTTCGACCACCATCGACGGTGTCGAATTCCCGCTCGGTGCGGGCCTGACGATCGACGACGCGATCTTCGACACCCCGGGTTCGCCGCGTCCGCGCGCGGGCGACACCTACAACTACGCGCCGGTCAACTACCTGCAGATCCCGCAGGAGCGTTACCTGCTCGGCGGTTATGCCGACTATGAATTCACCGACGGGCATCGCGCCTATACCGAGGTGACGTTCGTCAACAACCGGGTCCAGCAGGAACTCGCCGCGACCCCGGTCACCGGCACGTTCAACCTCGACCTCAACACTATCGCCCCGTTCATCGACGCGGCGACCCTGGCCGAGTTCCAGACGCTCGACCAGCGCGAAGCCGACGCCAATGCCGCGCTCGTGGCTGCCGGCGGCGATCCGCGCTTCCCGGGGGCTGGCGTGGTCCAGACCTTCGTCCAGCGCCGTGTGCTCGAAACCGGACCGCGTAACTCGCTCGACGAGCGCAACGCCTTCCGCGTGCTCGCCGGCGTCGAGGGGTCGATCACCGACAACCTCAACTACGACCTGTACTACTCCTACGCCCGCACGCGTAACGCCAACGTCCAGCAGGGCAACGTGTCGCGTTCGGCCTTCCAGGCCGGTCTCGACGGCACGGGCGATGTCGCGCTGAACATCTTCGGCCCGGGCACGCTGACGCCGGAAATGGTCGATTCGTTCAGCATCACCGCGCAGAACGGCGACATCTCGACGGTCGAAGTGGCCGCCGGTACGATTTCGGGCTTCCTCGGCAACCTCGGCTTCGGTGGGGCCGACATCGGCTTCGCGGTCGGTGCCGAATATCGCCGGGTCGCGGCGGAGTTCATTCCCGACACCGCGCTCGCCTCGGGCGACGTGATCGGCTTCAACGCGGGCAGCCCGACCGAGGGTGCCTATGACGTGAAGGAACTCTTTGCCGAAATCGACATCCCGATCCTCGAAACGGATTCGGGTGTGCGCCTCGATGTCAACGGCGCGGTCCGTTACTCCGACTACTCGCTCGACCGGGTCGGCGGCGTGTGGACCTATGCCGGCGGCGTGCAGTTCGTGCCGACCGACGGCGTGCTCCTGCGCGGTCAGTACCAGCGTGCGGTGCGTGCGCCGAACGTGGGCGAGCTGTTCCAGGGCCAGGCCATCGGCTTCCCCGGTGCGACCGACCCCTGCGCCGATGCGACCTTCATCGCGGACAACCCCGGTGCGGACCAGGTCTGCATCGCGACCGGCGTGCCCGCGGGCAATGTCGGCAATGCCGCAGTGGTCCAGCTCAACGCGCAGATCCCGGCGCTGTTCGGCGGTAACCCGGACCTCGGCGAAGAAACCTCGACCAGCTACACCGGCGGTGTCGTCTTCCAGCCGAGCTTCGTGCCCGGCCTGACGATCACGGCGGACTACTTCAACATCAAGGTCGAGGACTTCATCACCGTCGCGGGCGGCAGCCTCCAGGGCCTGCTCAACCTGTGCTACGGTTCGGTCCAGGATGTGAACGCCCCGGCGTGCCAGCCTTTCGTCGGCATTCGTAACGCCGACGGTGCGATCAGCGTCGACAATCCGCCGCTGGTTTCGGGCGTGAACGCGGCCGAACTGCAGGTTTCGGGTATCGACCTTCAGGTCAACTACCGCACCGACCTGCCGTTCTCGCTGCTGACCGACACGGGTTCGTCGCGGTTCAACATGAACTTCATCGGCACGTGGACCGACCAGAACGACTTCACGCCGGTCGCCGGCCTTCCGCAGGTCGACGAGTGTGCGGGTCAGTTCGGCGGCAATTGCGGCCAGCCGATCCCGTCGTTCAAGTGGACCTCGCGTTTCACCTGGGTCGACGGCCCGCTGACCACTTCGGTCCGCTGGCGTCACCTGTCGGGCGTGGACGATGCGCTGACCTCGGTCGACTTCGCGGCGTTCAACGGGATCGAACGGATCGGTGCCTACGACCTGTTCGACCTGACCTTCTCGGTCGAAGCGACCGAAAACGTCACGATCTCGGCGGGTATCAACAACCTGTTCGACACGCTGCCGGGCACGCCCGAATTCGATGCGAACGGCTTTGTGACCAACCGTCCGAACAGCCTCCTGCTGGGCGACAACCAGGAGCAGGCGAACACCTTCCCGAGCGTCTACGACGTGCTGGGTCGGGACTTCTTCATCTCCGCGGCGTTCTCGTTCTAA
- a CDS encoding MarR family winged helix-turn-helix transcriptional regulator — MTETLTPDAPATATTDEPWGLGGFLPYRLSVASNAVSSLIAERYRKRFGLKIPEWRVMAVLGDAEGGAGRTQRELARATLMDKVAVNRACKVLEERGLIARAANEADGRSHLLELTGDGRAIHAEIMPLALATEAELFEGLAPSEQREVKRLLQRLYERAMALAEDPPAA; from the coding sequence ATGACCGAAACGCTCACGCCCGACGCACCCGCCACCGCCACCACGGATGAACCCTGGGGGCTGGGCGGGTTCCTGCCCTACCGCCTGTCGGTCGCCTCGAATGCGGTCAGCAGCCTGATCGCCGAACGCTATCGCAAGCGCTTCGGGCTGAAGATCCCCGAGTGGCGCGTGATGGCGGTGCTGGGCGATGCGGAGGGCGGCGCAGGGCGCACCCAGCGCGAACTCGCCCGCGCGACGCTGATGGACAAGGTCGCGGTCAACCGCGCGTGCAAGGTGCTCGAAGAGCGCGGCCTCATCGCGCGCGCGGCGAACGAGGCGGACGGGCGCTCGCACCTGCTCGAGCTGACGGGCGATGGCCGCGCGATCCATGCCGAGATAATGCCGCTGGCGCTCGCCACCGAGGCGGAATTGTTCGAGGGGCTGGCCCCGTCCGAACAGCGCGAGGTCAAGCGCCTGCTTCAGCGGCTTTACGAACGCGCGATGGCGCTGGCCGAAGACCCGCCCGCGGCCTGA
- a CDS encoding putative 2OG-Fe(II) oxygenase, with protein MSAPAPTLSAPEAMVRVRMAMERGDLAGARAVVEEARRAHPRDAALADAAGDIALKSGDAPAAAAHFAAACALAPAMMDYALNHAIALQRLERHAEALAAIAPHEKAGRGVARYGSVAALSHRALGQPGEAARWYEAALAAEPRHPRALHGRARVALERGEGDALARFDAALAVNPGDADLWLGKAQALEVAGDVTGARAIAEQVCAQAPGFIAALTFLAGLKHAAGEADWTSPFAEAAQKHPQDPNIPAAHAEAFAGLDHAAEAAEVAADARRRFPGEPHFALIEAVHRGSAGQWEEAEAIFAQLSDTRAMRHLHEARHALRARDLSRAHACLDRALAANPWDISAWALRGIAWRLGEDEASRAKAEWLHEQAGLVALRELVGRVGLVADAVAELRAIHARSTMPLGQSLRGGTQTRGILFHRTEPVLAELHEAIRATLEVHREGLPPLDESHPLLRHRETPWRLLGSWSVRLAGGGAPGSGDYHTAHIHPQGILSSALYLVVPEEAHAPVAEGELPQGWLEIGRPPPDLGLDLPPLRTIEPKEGHLALFPSTLYHGTTPFGSAERMTVAFDVVTGDGVTA; from the coding sequence ATGAGCGCGCCCGCCCCCACCCTTTCCGCACCCGAGGCGATGGTGCGCGTGCGTATGGCGATGGAGCGCGGCGATCTCGCCGGCGCGCGCGCCGTGGTGGAGGAGGCGCGGCGCGCGCATCCGCGCGACGCCGCGCTGGCCGATGCGGCAGGCGACATTGCCCTCAAGTCCGGCGACGCACCCGCCGCCGCGGCGCATTTCGCCGCCGCCTGCGCGCTCGCGCCCGCGATGATGGACTACGCGCTCAACCACGCGATCGCGCTGCAACGGCTGGAACGCCACGCCGAGGCGCTCGCCGCCATCGCCCCGCACGAAAAGGCCGGGCGCGGTGTCGCGCGCTATGGCAGCGTCGCCGCGCTCTCGCACCGCGCGCTCGGGCAGCCGGGAGAGGCAGCGCGCTGGTACGAGGCCGCGCTCGCCGCCGAGCCGCGCCACCCGCGCGCGCTGCATGGCCGGGCGCGGGTCGCGCTCGAACGCGGCGAAGGCGACGCGCTGGCGCGGTTCGATGCGGCGCTCGCCGTCAATCCGGGCGATGCCGACCTGTGGCTCGGCAAGGCGCAGGCGCTGGAAGTCGCGGGCGACGTGACAGGCGCGCGGGCGATTGCCGAACAGGTCTGCGCGCAGGCCCCCGGCTTCATCGCAGCGCTGACCTTCCTCGCCGGGCTGAAGCACGCCGCAGGCGAGGCGGACTGGACCTCGCCCTTTGCCGAGGCGGCGCAAAAGCACCCGCAGGACCCCAATATCCCGGCCGCCCATGCCGAAGCCTTCGCCGGGCTCGACCACGCCGCCGAGGCCGCCGAAGTCGCCGCCGACGCGCGCCGCCGCTTTCCCGGCGAGCCGCATTTCGCGCTGATCGAGGCGGTGCATCGCGGCTCGGCGGGCCAGTGGGAGGAGGCCGAAGCGATCTTCGCCCAGCTTTCCGATACCCGCGCGATGCGCCACCTCCACGAAGCCCGCCACGCGCTGCGTGCGCGCGACCTCTCGCGGGCGCACGCCTGTCTCGATCGAGCGCTCGCTGCGAACCCGTGGGACATTTCGGCCTGGGCGCTGCGCGGGATCGCGTGGCGGCTGGGCGAGGACGAGGCTTCGCGCGCGAAGGCGGAATGGCTCCATGAACAGGCCGGGCTGGTCGCCCTGCGCGAACTGGTCGGGCGCGTGGGGCTGGTCGCAGATGCCGTGGCCGAATTGCGGGCGATCCATGCCCGCTCGACCATGCCGCTGGGGCAGAGCTTGCGCGGCGGGACGCAGACACGCGGCATCCTCTTCCACCGCACCGAGCCGGTCCTCGCCGAACTCCACGAAGCGATCCGCGCGACGCTGGAGGTGCACCGCGAAGGGCTGCCGCCGCTCGATGAAAGCCACCCGCTGCTGCGCCACCGCGAAACGCCGTGGCGGCTGCTCGGCTCGTGGTCGGTGCGGCTCGCCGGGGGCGGTGCGCCGGGGTCCGGCGACTATCACACCGCGCATATCCACCCGCAGGGCATCCTCTCTAGCGCGCTCTACCTCGTCGTGCCGGAAGAAGCGCACGCGCCCGTCGCCGAGGGCGAATTGCCGCAGGGTTGGCTCGAGATCGGTCGTCCGCCGCCCGACCTCGGGCTCGACCTGCCGCCGCTTCGCACGATCGAACCCAAGGAAGGTCACCTCGCCCTGTTCCCCTCGACGCTCTACCACGGCACGACGCCCTTCGGTTCGGCGGAGCGCATGACGGTCGCCTTTGACGTGGTTACGGGCGACGGGGTGACGGCATGA
- a CDS encoding acetyl-CoA C-acetyltransferase has protein sequence MSTAYIVEAVRTAGGRRGGRLAGVHPVDLLAASLDAIVERSGIDPNAIDDVVTGCVTQAGEQSMQVGRMGVLASNLPDSTPAVTIDRQCGSSQQAIQFAAQAVMSGTQDVVIASGVESMSRVPMGSNATLHMKEGLGHYKSPRLEEKFPGIQFSQFMGAEMIAKKHGFSKDDLDKFALSSHEKAIAATQAGAFENEIVPIAIETPEGEEMHTVDEGIRFDASLEGIAGVKLLSPEGKITAASSSQICDGSSAVLVVSEEALKKYGLTPIARIHNLTVTAGDPVIMLEEPLFATDKALERAGMKIDDIDLYEVNEAFAPVPLAWLKHTGADPEKLNVHGGAIALGHPLGASGTKLMATLVHALKRHGKKYGLQTMCEGGGVANVTIVEAL, from the coding sequence ATGAGCACAGCCTATATCGTCGAAGCCGTCCGCACCGCCGGGGGACGGCGCGGCGGTCGCCTTGCCGGGGTGCACCCGGTCGACCTTCTCGCAGCCTCGCTCGATGCGATCGTGGAGCGCAGCGGGATCGACCCGAATGCGATCGACGACGTGGTGACCGGATGCGTGACGCAGGCGGGCGAACAGTCGATGCAGGTCGGGCGCATGGGTGTGCTCGCCTCGAACCTTCCGGATTCGACCCCGGCGGTGACGATCGACCGCCAGTGCGGCTCGTCCCAGCAGGCGATCCAGTTCGCGGCGCAGGCGGTGATGAGCGGGACGCAGGACGTCGTCATCGCGAGCGGCGTCGAAAGCATGAGCCGCGTGCCGATGGGCTCGAACGCCACGCTCCACATGAAGGAGGGCCTGGGCCACTACAAGTCGCCCCGGCTGGAAGAGAAGTTCCCCGGCATCCAGTTCTCCCAGTTCATGGGCGCGGAAATGATCGCGAAGAAGCACGGCTTCTCGAAGGACGATCTCGACAAGTTCGCGCTCTCGAGCCACGAAAAGGCCATCGCCGCGACGCAGGCGGGCGCGTTCGAGAACGAGATCGTGCCGATCGCCATCGAAACGCCCGAGGGCGAGGAAATGCACACGGTCGATGAAGGCATCCGCTTCGATGCGAGCCTCGAAGGGATCGCGGGGGTCAAGCTGCTCTCGCCCGAAGGCAAGATCACCGCGGCCTCGTCGAGCCAGATCTGCGACGGGTCGAGCGCGGTGCTGGTCGTCTCCGAAGAGGCGCTCAAGAAGTATGGCCTGACGCCGATTGCCCGCATCCACAACCTCACCGTCACCGCGGGCGATCCGGTCATCATGCTGGAAGAGCCGCTGTTCGCGACCGACAAGGCGCTGGAGCGCGCCGGGATGAAGATCGACGACATCGACCTTTACGAGGTGAACGAGGCTTTCGCCCCCGTGCCGCTCGCCTGGCTCAAGCACACCGGCGCGGACCCCGAAAAGCTCAACGTCCACGGCGGCGCGATCGCACTCGGCCACCCGCTCGGCGCGAGCGGAACCAAGCTGATGGCGACGCTCGTCCATGCGCTGAAGCGCCACGGCAAGAAATACGGCCTCCAGACGATGTGCGAAGGCGGCGGCGTCGCCAACGTCACCATCGTCGAGGCCCTGTAG
- a CDS encoding crotonase/enoyl-CoA hydratase family protein has product MTKPTQITVEKADGIATITLNRPDKMNAYTRTMGEEIMAAMDDIDADDAVRAVIFTGAGERAFCAGADLTPEGGGQVFSSGEEVKDLSDERVRDGGGLLTLRLFESKKPLISACNGVAVGVGATMQLAMDIRLASETARYGFVFARRGIVPEAASSWFLPRIVGISQALEWCYSGRVFDAAEAKAGGLVRSVHAPGDLMHAAKELATEIAENTSAISVAMTRAMMWRLMSADHPMEAHKIDSRAIYRLSRGADAKEGIASFLDKRRPVYPGKVSEDMPDFYPWWEERAYE; this is encoded by the coding sequence ATGACCAAGCCCACCCAGATCACGGTCGAAAAGGCCGACGGCATCGCCACGATCACCCTCAATCGCCCGGACAAGATGAACGCCTATACCCGCACCATGGGCGAGGAGATCATGGCGGCGATGGACGACATCGACGCCGACGATGCCGTGCGCGCGGTGATCTTTACAGGCGCGGGAGAGCGCGCCTTCTGCGCGGGCGCGGACCTCACGCCCGAGGGCGGCGGGCAGGTCTTCTCGAGCGGGGAGGAAGTCAAGGATCTCTCGGACGAGCGCGTGCGCGACGGGGGCGGGCTGCTCACCTTGCGCCTGTTCGAATCGAAGAAGCCGCTGATTTCGGCCTGCAACGGGGTCGCGGTGGGCGTGGGTGCGACCATGCAGCTTGCCATGGACATCCGCCTTGCCAGCGAGACGGCGCGCTACGGCTTCGTCTTCGCGCGGCGCGGGATCGTGCCCGAGGCCGCTTCGTCCTGGTTCCTGCCGCGCATCGTCGGCATCAGCCAGGCATTGGAATGGTGCTATTCGGGCCGGGTGTTCGACGCGGCCGAGGCGAAGGCGGGCGGGCTGGTGCGGTCGGTCCATGCGCCCGGCGACCTGATGCACGCGGCCAAGGAACTCGCCACCGAGATCGCCGAGAACACCAGCGCCATTTCGGTCGCCATGACGCGGGCGATGATGTGGCGGCTGATGAGCGCCGATCACCCGATGGAGGCGCACAAGATCGACAGCCGCGCGATCTATCGCCTCTCGCGCGGGGCCGACGCGAAGGAGGGGATCGCCAGCTTCCTCGACAAGCGCCGCCCGGTCTATCCCGGCAAGGTCAGCGAGGATATGCCCGATTTCTACCCCTGGTGGGAGGAGCGCGCCTACGAATGA
- a CDS encoding enoyl-CoA hydratase, producing MFNADTSRNLFAAAVSLGISAILFAYAIVPASPSLIA from the coding sequence ATGTTCAACGCCGACACCAGCCGCAACCTCTTCGCCGCCGCCGTCTCGCTCGGCATCAGCGCGATCCTCTTCGCCTATGCGATCGTCCCCGCCAGCCCGAGCCTGATCGCCTGA
- a CDS encoding SDR family NAD(P)-dependent oxidoreductase — translation MEVSANTPAVVTGGASGLGLATARAIAAKGAKVAIFDLKEDEGEKAAKELGGVFCKVNVTSDDEVDAAFAKAREAHGQERILVNCAGIGNAIKTASRDKQTGEIKHFPISAFDFVIQVNLIGTFRCIAKSAAGMMSLDPLSDDGDRGAIVNTASVAAEDGQMGQAAYSASKGGVVGMTLPIARDLMKEGIRVNTILPGIFDTPLMNAAPPQVKEALAASVPFPKRLGHPEEYAKLAMCMIETGYFNGEDVRLDGAIRMSPR, via the coding sequence ATGGAAGTATCCGCCAACACCCCCGCCGTCGTCACCGGCGGCGCCTCCGGCCTCGGCCTTGCCACCGCCCGCGCGATTGCCGCGAAGGGCGCCAAGGTCGCGATCTTCGACCTCAAGGAAGACGAGGGCGAAAAGGCCGCCAAGGAACTCGGCGGCGTGTTCTGCAAGGTCAACGTGACCAGCGATGATGAAGTCGACGCCGCCTTCGCCAAGGCGCGCGAGGCGCATGGGCAGGAGCGCATCCTCGTCAACTGCGCCGGGATCGGCAATGCGATCAAGACCGCCAGCCGCGACAAGCAGACGGGCGAAATCAAGCATTTCCCGATTTCGGCCTTCGACTTCGTGATCCAGGTCAACCTCATCGGCACCTTCCGCTGCATCGCCAAGTCGGCGGCGGGCATGATGAGCCTCGACCCGCTTTCGGACGACGGTGATCGCGGCGCGATCGTGAACACGGCGAGCGTCGCGGCGGAAGACGGCCAGATGGGCCAGGCGGCCTATTCGGCGTCCAAGGGCGGCGTGGTCGGCATGACGCTTCCCATCGCGCGCGACCTGATGAAGGAAGGCATCCGGGTTAACACGATCCTGCCCGGCATCTTCGACACGCCGCTGATGAACGCCGCGCCGCCGCAGGTGAAGGAAGCGCTCGCCGCCTCCGTCCCGTTCCCCAAGCGGCTCGGCCATCCCGAGGAATACGCCAAGCTCGCCATGTGCATGATCGAGACGGGCTATTTCAACGGCGAGGACGTGCGCCTCGACGGTGCGATCCGGATGTCGCCGCGCTGA
- a CDS encoding 2OG-Fe(II) oxygenase family protein translates to MTTAAPKTLFAINPALDRAALARRFAETGRVQVRDVLTPESAREMLTVLAKGTAWGMATGAGEEKPKSFRAEETRTPQGQQALGAAFKAAEEHTARGEYGFRFAHYPILSAVQENWSGSEAHQILLEHINAPEFMGLAREVTGIDTLFKADGQATLFAPGHYLGKHIDSHVAEGWEVAYVLNFAREDWHPDWGGYLLFLDEEGDVVEGFRPRFNALNLFKVPTSHMVSYVPPFAPVGRLAVTGWLRTK, encoded by the coding sequence GTGACGACGGCTGCCCCGAAAACCCTTTTCGCGATCAATCCCGCGCTCGACCGGGCAGCGCTCGCGCGGCGGTTTGCCGAAACGGGCCGGGTGCAGGTGCGCGACGTGCTGACGCCCGAAAGCGCGCGCGAGATGCTGACCGTGCTGGCGAAAGGCACGGCCTGGGGCATGGCGACCGGCGCGGGCGAAGAAAAGCCGAAGAGCTTCCGCGCCGAGGAAACGCGCACACCGCAAGGCCAGCAGGCGCTCGGCGCGGCGTTCAAGGCGGCGGAGGAGCATACGGCGCGGGGCGAATACGGCTTTCGCTTCGCGCATTACCCGATCCTCAGCGCCGTGCAGGAAAACTGGTCGGGGAGCGAGGCGCACCAGATCCTGCTCGAACACATCAACGCGCCCGAATTCATGGGTCTGGCGCGCGAGGTCACGGGGATCGACACCCTGTTCAAGGCCGACGGGCAGGCGACTTTGTTCGCGCCGGGCCACTATCTCGGCAAGCACATCGACAGCCACGTCGCCGAAGGCTGGGAAGTCGCCTACGTGCTTAATTTCGCGCGCGAGGACTGGCATCCGGACTGGGGCGGCTACCTCCTTTTCCTCGACGAGGAAGGCGACGTGGTCGAAGGATTCCGCCCGCGGTTCAATGCCTTGAACCTGTTCAAGGTGCCGACCTCGCACATGGTGAGCTATGTCCCGCCCTTCGCGCCGGTGGGCCGGCTCGCGGTGACCGGCTGGCTGCGCACGAAATGA